The Caldisericia bacterium genome has a window encoding:
- a CDS encoding YvrJ family protein → MELTIEDLLRLIGQVGFPIVIATYLLIRNNGKMDKLKEAILELKEVITLLREDLNK, encoded by the coding sequence TTGGAATTAACAATTGAAGATTTATTAAGACTAATTGGACAAGTTGGTTTTCCAATTGTAATTGCAACATATTTATTGATAAGAAACAATGGAAAGATGGATAAATTAAAAGAAGCAATTTTAGAACTTAAAGAAGTAATAACCCTTTTAAGAGAAGACTTAAATAAATAA
- a CDS encoding DUF2922 domain-containing protein, translating to MDKQLVLVFNTETEGRSFIMRFSNPKDNLTAQQIQNFMNWIIQQNIFLTRYGELTGIRDGGIVERNFNDLIP from the coding sequence ATGGATAAGCAACTCGTTCTTGTCTTTAACACTGAAACAGAGGGTAGAAGTTTCATTATGAGATTTAGTAATCCTAAAGATAACTTAACAGCACAACAGATTCAAAACTTCATGAACTGGATAATTCAGCAAAATATCTTCTTAACAAGATATGGTGAACTAACTGGAATAAGAGATGGAGGTATAGTTGAGAGAAACTTTAATGACTTAATTCCATAA